In a genomic window of Xenopus laevis strain J_2021 chromosome 5S, Xenopus_laevis_v10.1, whole genome shotgun sequence:
- the fut9.S gene encoding fucosyltransferase 9 (alpha (1,3) fucosyltransferase) S homeolog isoform X1 gives MVNNNGVKETFRKEKGSYLYMIKPKGLDNRLIYGQGKIMTSASKGILRAFLAVSGVLICFMICLLIYVKPTNNWISSPIESAHSVLKMKNFFSSKQNYYNETVVLIWVWPFGQTFELKSCQTLFNIYGCHLTTDRALYNKSHAVLLHHRDISWDLINLPQQLRPPFQKWIWMNLESPTHTPQKSGIEHLFNLTLTYRRDSDIQVPYGFMVVSTKPFDFEVPSKDKFVCWVVSNWNPEHARVKYYNELIKYIEIITYGQAFGEYLSDKSLLPTIASCKFYLSFENSIHKDYITEKLYNALLAGSVPIVLGPPRENYENYIPADSFIHVEDFLSPRELADHLLMLNKDTEQYLSYYNWRKHFTVNMPHFWESHACLACDHVKRHQEYKSVGNLEKWFWN, from the exons ATGGTAAATAATAATGGGGTGAAGGAAacgtttagaaaagaaaaaggatcATATCTGTACATGATTAAACCCAAAGGATTGGATAATCGGCTTATCTACGGCCAAG ggaaaattATGACATCAGCATCTAAAGGAATCTTACGGGCATTTTTAGCTGTCAGCGGTGTGTTGATCTGCTTTATGATATGTTTACTGATATACGTCAAACCAACAAACAACTGGATTTCCAGTCCTATCGAATCAGCACATTCAGTCCTTAAAATGAAGAATTTTTTCTCCTCTAAACAGAATTATTACAATGAAACCGTCGTTCTAATTTGGGTGTGGCCTTTTGGGCAGACTTTTGAACTGAAATCCTGCCAGacattgtttaatatttatggGTGCCATCTTACTACTGACCGCGCACTCTACAACAAGTCTCATGCTGTCCTTCTTCACCACAGAGACATTAGCTGGGATCTCATTAACCTGCCCCAACAGCTGAGGCCACCTTTCCAGAAATGGATTTGGATGAATCTGGAATCACCAACACATACGCCACAAAAAAGTGGCATTGAGCACTTATTTAACCTGACTCTGACTTACAGGCGTGACTCAGATATCCAAGTGCCATATGGCTTCATGGTCGTAAGCACAAAACCATTTGACTTTGAGGTGCCAAGCAAAGACAAGTTTGTCTGTTGGGTTGTTAGCAACTGGAACCCAGAACATGCCAGAGTCAAATATTACAATGAACTTATCAAATACATTGAAATTATAACTTATGGGCAAGCTTTTGGTGAATACCTGAGCGATAAAAGCCTGCTTCCAACTATTGCATCTTGCAAATTTTATCTGTCTTTTGAAAATTCCATTCACAAAGATTATATCACAGAAAAACTTTATAATGCATTATTGGCTGGGTCAGTGCCCATTGTATTGGGACCTCCTAGAGAAAACTATGAGAACTACATTCCTGCAGATTCCTTTATCCACGTGGAAGATTTTCTCTCTCCAAGAGAATTAGCTGACCATCTTTTAATGCTGAACAAAGATACAGAACAGTACCTGAGCTACTACAACTGGAGGAAACATTTTACAGTCAATATGCCTCACTTCTGGGAATCCCATGCATGCTTAGCGTGTGACCATGTGAAAAGGCATCAAGAATACAAATCAGTCGGGAATCTAGAGAAGTGGTTCTGGAACTAA
- the fut9.S gene encoding fucosyltransferase 9 (alpha (1,3) fucosyltransferase) S homeolog — protein sequence MTSASKGILRAFLAVSGVLICFMICLLIYVKPTNNWISSPIESAHSVLKMKNFFSSKQNYYNETVVLIWVWPFGQTFELKSCQTLFNIYGCHLTTDRALYNKSHAVLLHHRDISWDLINLPQQLRPPFQKWIWMNLESPTHTPQKSGIEHLFNLTLTYRRDSDIQVPYGFMVVSTKPFDFEVPSKDKFVCWVVSNWNPEHARVKYYNELIKYIEIITYGQAFGEYLSDKSLLPTIASCKFYLSFENSIHKDYITEKLYNALLAGSVPIVLGPPRENYENYIPADSFIHVEDFLSPRELADHLLMLNKDTEQYLSYYNWRKHFTVNMPHFWESHACLACDHVKRHQEYKSVGNLEKWFWN from the coding sequence ATGACATCAGCATCTAAAGGAATCTTACGGGCATTTTTAGCTGTCAGCGGTGTGTTGATCTGCTTTATGATATGTTTACTGATATACGTCAAACCAACAAACAACTGGATTTCCAGTCCTATCGAATCAGCACATTCAGTCCTTAAAATGAAGAATTTTTTCTCCTCTAAACAGAATTATTACAATGAAACCGTCGTTCTAATTTGGGTGTGGCCTTTTGGGCAGACTTTTGAACTGAAATCCTGCCAGacattgtttaatatttatggGTGCCATCTTACTACTGACCGCGCACTCTACAACAAGTCTCATGCTGTCCTTCTTCACCACAGAGACATTAGCTGGGATCTCATTAACCTGCCCCAACAGCTGAGGCCACCTTTCCAGAAATGGATTTGGATGAATCTGGAATCACCAACACATACGCCACAAAAAAGTGGCATTGAGCACTTATTTAACCTGACTCTGACTTACAGGCGTGACTCAGATATCCAAGTGCCATATGGCTTCATGGTCGTAAGCACAAAACCATTTGACTTTGAGGTGCCAAGCAAAGACAAGTTTGTCTGTTGGGTTGTTAGCAACTGGAACCCAGAACATGCCAGAGTCAAATATTACAATGAACTTATCAAATACATTGAAATTATAACTTATGGGCAAGCTTTTGGTGAATACCTGAGCGATAAAAGCCTGCTTCCAACTATTGCATCTTGCAAATTTTATCTGTCTTTTGAAAATTCCATTCACAAAGATTATATCACAGAAAAACTTTATAATGCATTATTGGCTGGGTCAGTGCCCATTGTATTGGGACCTCCTAGAGAAAACTATGAGAACTACATTCCTGCAGATTCCTTTATCCACGTGGAAGATTTTCTCTCTCCAAGAGAATTAGCTGACCATCTTTTAATGCTGAACAAAGATACAGAACAGTACCTGAGCTACTACAACTGGAGGAAACATTTTACAGTCAATATGCCTCACTTCTGGGAATCCCATGCATGCTTAGCGTGTGACCATGTGAAAAGGCATCAAGAATACAAATCAGTCGGGAATCTAGAGAAGTGGTTCTGGAACTAA